The genomic window ATGACTATTTACTTAAAGCTAGCTAACATGTAGAGCTTTTGTAACAAGCTCACTGATAGCTGTACGAACAGCATCTGATTTGGCAATAGCAATAAGCACTGTAGCAAAAGCTGTGGCAGCTATAAGAACAACAGCATATTCTGCCGTAACAGCCCCATCATCACACTGCTTTAAATCTTTGCTCAAACGATTCTGCATGTTATTACATGCTTGTTCAGCTTTAATTAATCCTTCATTCATTCGCATTGAACACATGCAATACCATGTTGACAATGCAGCAGTAATTGATCTCATAATCACTCACCGTTACCTTTCTTTTTGTTATTTTTATTGTTATTTTTCTTTTATTTATGTACCCAATATTGGGATACAAATTTTTTATTTTTAGATTGCGATTAATACATAAATGCAGATACTGTCGGCAAAATTCCTACGAAAATAAACGCTGGCAGAAAACATAACCCAACAGGCAGAAGCAGACGAACAGAAAGCCTAGAGCTTTCTTTTTTTGCCACGTTTCGCATAGATTGCTCATAATTTTGTAAAATCGCTATGAGTACAGGAACTGGAGAACTTCCACAACTCCATGACTCTCTAAGTGACTGTCTAAGCCACATACTTAACACAAAAGATGCAGATGGATTTTTATCTTTTTTATCGAAGCACACATAAGGAGCACTCCAAGCTTCTATCCAAGTATCTCCAGAAAGTAGTGCTTTAGAAACATTCCTTAGCCAAATCCCTTTTCCTCCAGGAATAGATGACCCAACAGCGTCAAGCGCTCTGGTAATTGCGACTCCACTTTTTAAAGCAACTATCATCATTTGCAAACCCAAAATTGGATCTATATCTTCAACTTTGTTACACCTAAAATCGTAATTGCTTCTCATAGAAACCGCAGGCTTGTAGGCGCGCTCATAGCACGGATTAAGAATCATCTGTCTAGTAAAAAATTTGCATAACGTAACTATATAAGCTACTAAAATAATCCAGACGATAATTGCCTTAAACATTTTCCACGATCCTTAATAACCATTAGTTCATCAATCGACATTAGAAACAGCACTCAGCATTGCTTTTTTAGATGACTTCATGATCCATGTAACCCATAAAAGACCGATTACATAAAACAATAAGCCAATACCTAAGAGTGCGTATCCTCTAGAACTTGTAAAAATCATCAATATTGGATTTACACCCAACAATTGTCCAGTAAGAAGAGCCAAAAATGGTAGAGCAGTTAGCAATCTAATAGTTGCTTTAGGCATCGCAAAAACTTCTGAGCTTAAATCATTAACCCTCTTATTGGCATGATAAGAGTCAGAAACAGCTTGAACGCAATCAGTCATAGAGCATCCTATAGAACTGCTCAATTCGTATACAGACATAAGCGATTGTGCAACCTTGCGCATGTCTTTTCTAACTTTACTTCTTTGGCGAGCGCTAAGATTTTTAATCCTATTAGAACAGCGAGAATCAATCCATTTAAACACCGATTCAACGTTTATAACTTGGAAATAGCTTTCGCTGTTATTGCTGTTGTAATTGTTATTGCCATTATCGGTCTCTTCAATAAGTCCATTGCGATTCTCATTATTGCTGTCTCCTCTTATAATCGATTCAAAAGAAGCACCAGAACGCAAAGAAGACACAAGAGCAGCTAGTGATTCTTCAATACCCATTTTCAAAAAATCCTTTACTGTCGGTATCAATTACAGAAACAACCCTGTATTCAACGGTAAATGCCATTTAACAGCAAAATTTTTCCAAGCAGACGTTTCCTCTATCTGAGCAGAAAAATTACTATCATTAGAATTAACGCAATTTTTCAATCTTAAAATTGGCACACCTTCTAACGCGCCGGAATCCGTAGAACGCAATACTCCAAGTTCTTTTACAATTCGCATACCATTTACTCTTTCTACATGTATAACAACATCAAAAGCATCAGCGGCAAGAGCACATAGTGAAGAAGGTTCCAGTCCTGCAAGAAGCCCTAAAGACATTAATCTGGCTGGCACCTTTTGGACTTTATCAGCATGCAAAGTTGTCATTCCACCTTTATGACCACATGTAAAAACGCGTAATAAATCAGCTATTTCTTGACCTCTGCACTCACCTAAAATAATTCTGTCTGGTCTCATCCTCAAAGTTGCCTTTACAAGATCTGACAAGCCAACGCTGCCTACTCCTTCAACGTTTGCTTCTCTTGTAGCTAAAGACACATGATCCTTAGATAATGAACCTAATTCTCTTGTTTCTTCAACAGTAACTATTCTGTCTTTTTCATCACAAGAAGCTAAAAGAGACTTCATTAACGTTGTTTTACCAGAGCCAGTGCTTCCCGTAATCAAAATATTCGCACGTTGAGTTACCAATAAATAAAGTATTCTAGATAATTCAATAGGAAACATTCCTCTACTACTTAACTCTGTTAAGCAATAGCGTTTTAAAGCGGGAAAACGAATCGAAATAGCAGCACCACTTAAAACTATTGGAGCAATAAGAGCGTGTACTCGCACTCCTACTGGGCTAGAAGCATCTGCGATTGGGCATGAATCATCTAATCTTTTGCCTAATTGTGCACAAAGCCAAACTGCATATTCTCGCAAAATCATAGGATTATCAAATGGAATTCTTGGATTGTACTCTTGCAAACCAAGACCTTTATCTACCCAAACGTGACCTGTGTCTGTAACAACAATATCTGTTGTTTGAGGGTTATCCGCAAGCTCTTGCAGAATGCCAAAATCAATATCTTCTAAAACCATGCTTACCCCTTGATATTTTTGAGAATCTTTCAGATTCATATGATTGTGAATTTGATTGTTTATATTGTTGTTCAGATTGTTTTCCAGATATTTTCAAAGAGGAATTAGAGGAGTCTCCAAGCAACCATGTTGTTATTTTTTCTATTGGAATTTTGGCGGATTTTGGAATATCTCTTATACCGTAACCAGATATTATGTCTTCGTACATTTTAGGATCGTGACCAATTGGGCCTTCTACATCGCAAAGCAAATAATCACAAGCTTCATTAACATTTACAGGGCAAAACCTTTTAGAAAGACCACGCGGATTTAATCCTGCGACAATAGAAGTTTGTTTTCTAGAGTAATCTTTATGGTCAGATTCTAGGCTTCGCCAATATGCACGCAATCTGGCAAGACCAAGAACACTAAGCTCTGCAGCAAATATGGTTGGAACTTGCGCCAAAGTTGGAAGATTCTTTAAAAGCCTTCTTGCTGAAAAACCAGATCCAATATCAACAATTACTACATCACAAGCGTTGGAAAGACCTCTAATAGCAGCTTCAATAACCCATGGCTTAGGCTCTTCACCTTTCCAAGGAGCGTAAGCCAAAATATCAACGTTATTCCAGTGCAGAAGTTCACAACGCAATACATATCCGTCTAATCGTCCTAAAGGAGCTTGAACCTCTTGCAATCTTCTACCCTCGTCCTGCTCCAATCCCAACAAAACATCTAATCCGCCGTTAGAAATATCTGCGTCGATTAGTGCAACAACATATTTTTTACTAGATATATGACTTGCCAGAAGAGCAAGAGTAGTGCTTAAACCAACTCCATCATTTGCCGATGAACCGATTACAACATTTTTTGGAAAAGGCTTTAGCGAATAGTTCAAGCTACCAATATTTTTTTGAACACTATGATTATCTAATGCATCAAAATCGCTATGAACTGAAGTAGAAGATACACCAGTAGCGTAATCTACATGATTTGCGTAATCTGCATTATCCACATGATTCGCATGATTCAAAGATGCGATAACAGTCGAATCTTCCAACTTATTACTATCAGATGTACTTTTGCGCATACTTTTTATCGCACTCGCCTGAGGCGGGTACGTTTCTATAATGCGCGGAACGCAAGAAGGAGCATCGTAATTATCAATAGTCATATTGTCCATGTGGCTATTGAATCGCATACTAAACCATTAGGCAATACTATTTAAACAATGTGGTTAAAGGATCAATAAACGTTGCAATTCCGCCAAAAAGTTATCCACATTGCTGTTTTTGTTGTATTAACGCACAAGTTTTGGATTAGAAGCCATATATCTTTCCAGAAGTTCGCCATAGATTGGCTTAGTGTGCAAAATATCGGATACAAGAAGCGCAATAAAAGCAGATGCAGCAACTGGAAGAGTGTGAATCATTGTTCCCGACATTTCTACAGTTAGCAAAATCGAAGTGAGCGGAGCTTTTACAGAAGCCGAAAGCGTGCCAGCCATAACACACACTGTAAAAATTGGCATTAGCTTTGCGTCAATGCCAAGAATCGGAATGCTTATTATTGCGCGAGAAGCAACGCCGCCTGCAAGTGCGCCGACAGCAAGAATTGGCATAAAAATTCCGCCAGGCGCTCCGCATCCAAAACTTGTAGAAGTAAATAGCATTTTTGCAACAAACAGGATGCACAGAAGCGCTATGCTTGCTTTTCCATATTCAGAGAGCTTAACAAGATTCGATCCTCCTCCAAGAACATCTGGCAAATATAAGCCAACAGGAATCGCGATTAAGCATGCTACAGATACGGGAGCCCACTTTGGCAAATACTTATACAGCGTTTGTAATCCAAGCAAGGATCTGTTCATTAAAGAGCCAATAAGCCCTGCAAAAATGCCAAGTGGAATCAGCCAAAAATGAAGTGTCATTGGTAAGTCTGGAATTCTTCCAAAGTCTAAAACAGGTCGAAGTCCAAAGCATGTTTGAGACACAAAGTCCGCGCAAATAGATGCAGCAGCAGCTCCCATAAGAACTGTAGAAGACAATCCGTGTTGAACTTCTTCCATAGCAAACATGAGCCCAGAAAGTGGAGCGCTAAACGCTGCAGATAAGCCAGCTGCCGCTCCAGCGGTTACAACATAATGCTCTTGCGTATCGTTTTTATTGCCCTTTCTAAAGATGCGA from Gardnerella vaginalis ATCC 14018 = JCM 11026 includes these protein-coding regions:
- a CDS encoding type II secretion system F family protein; its protein translation is MGIEESLAALVSSLRSGASFESIIRGDSNNENRNGLIEETDNGNNNYNSNNSESYFQVINVESVFKWIDSRCSNRIKNLSARQRSKVRKDMRKVAQSLMSVYELSSSIGCSMTDCVQAVSDSYHANKRVNDLSSEVFAMPKATIRLLTALPFLALLTGQLLGVNPILMIFTSSRGYALLGIGLLFYVIGLLWVTWIMKSSKKAMLSAVSNVD
- a CDS encoding DUF4244 domain-containing protein, with the protein product MRSITAALSTWYCMCSMRMNEGLIKAEQACNNMQNRLSKDLKQCDDGAVTAEYAVVLIAATAFATVLIAIAKSDAVRTAISELVTKALHVS
- a CDS encoding CpaF family protein, whose product is MVLEDIDFGILQELADNPQTTDIVVTDTGHVWVDKGLGLQEYNPRIPFDNPMILREYAVWLCAQLGKRLDDSCPIADASSPVGVRVHALIAPIVLSGAAISIRFPALKRYCLTELSSRGMFPIELSRILYLLVTQRANILITGSTGSGKTTLMKSLLASCDEKDRIVTVEETRELGSLSKDHVSLATREANVEGVGSVGLSDLVKATLRMRPDRIILGECRGQEIADLLRVFTCGHKGGMTTLHADKVQKVPARLMSLGLLAGLEPSSLCALAADAFDVVIHVERVNGMRIVKELGVLRSTDSGALEGVPILRLKNCVNSNDSNFSAQIEETSAWKNFAVKWHLPLNTGLFL
- a CDS encoding ClC family H(+)/Cl(-) exchange transporter encodes the protein MTLKNVGGFIRDFLRDFSDRVLKTLKHLRWKMVLAGIVVGLVSGVLVATYRLGIEYGTDFARWMYAQILQNMLWIVPCVVFAIAAGLFIGWMSRKESMASGSGIPQVVGYVQRGLKMCWNTILPVRFVGGLLGSLFGLSLGREGPSIQIGACGAQMMSRIFRKGNKNDTQEHYVVTAGAAAGLSAAFSAPLSGLMFAMEEVQHGLSSTVLMGAAAASICADFVSQTCFGLRPVLDFGRIPDLPMTLHFWLIPLGIFAGLIGSLMNRSLLGLQTLYKYLPKWAPVSVACLIAIPVGLYLPDVLGGGSNLVKLSEYGKASIALLCILFVAKMLFTSTSFGCGAPGGIFMPILAVGALAGGVASRAIISIPILGIDAKLMPIFTVCVMAGTLSASVKAPLTSILLTVEMSGTMIHTLPVAASAFIALLVSDILHTKPIYGELLERYMASNPKLVR
- a CDS encoding type II secretion system F family protein, whose protein sequence is MFKAIIVWIILVAYIVTLCKFFTRQMILNPCYERAYKPAVSMRSNYDFRCNKVEDIDPILGLQMMIVALKSGVAITRALDAVGSSIPGGKGIWLRNVSKALLSGDTWIEAWSAPYVCFDKKDKNPSASFVLSMWLRQSLRESWSCGSSPVPVLIAILQNYEQSMRNVAKKESSRLSVRLLLPVGLCFLPAFIFVGILPTVSAFMY